From Bacteroidales bacterium:
TATTTCTTCAAAAAGGTCTGCCGAAGCTTCACCTACATGAATAAAATTAGTAAGATGTTCATAAACAAGGTTGCCATCTATAGCATCAATATTAGTGCATTTGTAACTTGTATTACTGCTGATTGCATCAGGTATGTCAACCTTAAATCTTTCAGGCAAAATACTTTTGTCTTCCGGTTTTGGCTCTTCATCTTTAGTACATTGTTGAAATGAAAAAGAAAATAAAACAGCCATTAGTAAAATAATAATTTTTTTTGTTTTCATAATAAATAATTTTAAGTTATTAAAAAATAAATAATTGATTTTATTCTAAATCAATTTTCAATACTAATACACAGAAAATGTTTTTTACCCTTATGTAAAGATAAAAATATATTTTTTAGAAAATAAACCCACAATGTTTATCTACCATTAGGCATGGTTTTAAAACATTGTGGGTATCGATACAACATGAGCTACAGATTATGGAAGGTCGGGTATTTATTCTTTTGATTCTTCTATGACAGGTTTTAATAAACGTTTGTTTTCCTGCCAGTAAGTAGTCCAATGTCAATAAGTTAACAGATTCCGCATCAAGTGCGGAATGACAGAAGCTATGAAAAAGCACTTTTGCCTGTCATTCCTGCGAAAGCAGGAATCTATTAAATTATTTAAACCTTAACTTATTGACATTGGTAAGTAGTCTGGAATGACGTTTGTTTTTTGTTAGGTTTAATATGTCTGCCGAACTCGCCTAAGATTAATAAAAGTAATATAAGTTTGCAAACTGGCAACTTTTTGATTATTTTTGTAATTGATTAATTTTTTATAATGAGAATAATTGCAAAGCGAACTTTAAAAGAATTTTGGATGCAATATTCAGATAGTAAAGATATTTTAATTGAGTGGCATAATATTGTATCAAAAGCAAATTGGCAAAATCCAAATGAAGTAAAAATGGTATTTCCAAGTGCAGATAATGTAGGAAATAACAGA
This genomic window contains:
- a CDS encoding type II toxin-antitoxin system HigB family toxin — translated: MRIIAKRTLKEFWMQYSDSKDILIEWHNIVSKANWQNPNEVKMVFPSADNVGNNRLVFNISHNKYRLIAVFRYKIQMVYIRFIGTHKEYDKINNIKEI